The genomic segment GGCAGCGGTGGCGGCGCGGTGGCGGCACTCGCCGAGCTGGCGAGGATGCCCAGCAGGGCGGCCGCTCCGGCGGCGGTCAGGCGGATACCCCGGGCCAGCTTCACGTGACGTCCTCAGGTCAGGCAGATCCGGCGCGGGCGGATGCCCCGCAGACCTGCGCAGGTGTGAACCCGTCCCGACGGGTCGGGAAGGACGAGGCTAGCCGACCCGTGGCCGGCGGGTTGCCCCGCCGGCGTCAGCTCCTGCGTACCGCCCGCAGCACCGCGTCGCGGATGGTGACCTGTTGACCCTCGGGGTCGGTGACCTGCCGCTGCGGCGCCGCCGCGACCACGACCTCCCACTCGTCCGGGTCCAGAGTGGCCGCCACCTGTTCGGCCGTGAACATCAGCTCCGGCAGCCTGGGCCGCCGCAGCGAGGTCTCCAGGTCCGACGGGTGGTGGCCGACGATCAGCAGGGTTCCGCCGGGCCGCACCGCGGCGGCCAGCCGGCGGTGCAGGTCGGTCAGCCCGGGCGGCGGCAGGTGCACGAACTGCGCCGACACCAGGTCGTACCGCTGGCGACCCGGGTCCCAGCTCAGCACGTCCGCCGGCTGCCAGGTGATCCGCTGGGCGACCGCCTCCCCGGCCTCGGCCGCGTGCCGGGCGGCCCGCTCCAGCGCGACCGGTGACACGTCGACGGCGGTCACCTGCCAGCCCTGAGCGGCCAACCAGATCGCGTCGCCCCCCTCCCCGCTGCCGACGTCCAGCGCCGCCGCCGGGGTGAGCCCGGTGGCGGTGCTGACCAGGTGCGGATTCGGGTTGCCGCTCCAGATCCGGTCCGACGAGGCGTACCGCTCGTCCCAGAACTCCCGGGTGAGCATCTGCCCGATCTGCTGCCGCCGCTCGGTGACCGCGCGATCGGTCTCCTCGGTGATCAGGTCCGCGTTGATCGCGGCGGCCGCGGCCACCCCACCGGCGGCCGCCATCACCACCTGGGCCATCAGGTCGGTGACGTTGCCCGCCACCC from the Solwaraspora sp. WMMD1047 genome contains:
- a CDS encoding class I SAM-dependent methyltransferase; this translates as MLTREFWDERYASSDRIWSGNPNPHLVSTATGLTPAAALDVGSGEGGDAIWLAAQGWQVTAVDVSPVALERAARHAAEAGEAVAQRITWQPADVLSWDPGRQRYDLVSAQFVHLPPPGLTDLHRRLAAAVRPGGTLLIVGHHPSDLETSLRRPRLPELMFTAEQVAATLDPDEWEVVVAAAPQRQVTDPEGQQVTIRDAVLRAVRRS